A segment of the Neochlamydia sp. S13 genome:
CACCATCTATCTTACGTATGACGCTAGCAATCTGCTCGGCTAGTCCAGCCTCATAACGGATTTTATCCTGTCTTTCAGAAGGCACTAACCCTACATTAGAAAAAATGGAAAGTAAATTTTGACTACGCTTTCTTGGTAGGCCAGCTTGGTTTAGCAGGGCCATGGCTTGAATAGCATCTTTTTCATTTACGCTTACATCCCATAAAACTATTTTAGAAGCACCCGTTCCTCCCCCTGCAGATTGCATCTTATTGGCATTGATTCCTTTGCTTTCTAGAAAAACAAGAATTTCATTAGCTTCTCTTTCATCTAGACTATTGACAATTGTCTTTTGCGACTCGCAACTAGTGAATAGAAAGGAAGAAGCGATGAGAAGTGAATAGGCAAAAAAGCGTAACATTTGATGGGAAGCTAAAGTAATGAGGTTATACATGTTTATATCTCAATTTTGTTATTAAATGCATCCTAGCATATTGATATATTTTTGCTATACTTTCTTTCTTGCAAAAATGAAACTCAAGTCTCTCCTTAAGATGGAGCTTTATCAAGCTAGGCTTACTTTGATTAAAACCCCTAGGCCATTACAACCTTATTCTCTTCATATAAAATTTGGAGTGTCCTTCTAGCATTTTTCCAATTTTCGATAAGACAAGGTTATTTAAATATTCTTAAGTCAACAAGTTTATCACTAAAAGTGATAGATTTAAAGAAAGCAAGAAGCTTTTTCTATTTTTCTTATTTTTATCCTAAAAATCCCCTCTTACTTGCTGCTCAATTGAAGGCTAAGGGAAGAAACAACTATTTCCTCTTTAAAGCTTACCAAGGAATTTAAATAATTTGTTTAACCTAGCTACTTTCCTCTATCTTTTTCATTAAAAGCTTTCTTCCTACCTTTTAAAAAACAAGGAGACTTTTCTCAATAAAAATTGTTTACAATCCCCTGCTCATTTGTTATGGTATCTGCCAAGAAGCCTTTTTACTGATGTAATCTCTTTCTTTATGACCATTTTTAATTTTACATAAAATTTAAAATACCTTTGCTTTCATAAGGTCCTATGGCACTTACTAAATATCAAGAAGGCAGCTTTCGAGAGCTTTTTTCTATCTCTTTGCCGCTCATGCTTTCCTCTTTTTCCATGATGCTCATGCTTTTTGTCGATAGGTTACTGTTAGCCCATTATTCTACAGCCGCCCTCAATTCTGCTGTCAATGCTTCTACTTTAGGGTGGGGATTACTCTTTGGATGGGTGGTGCTAACCAATATTACTGAAGTTTTTGTTGCTCAATATCACGGTGCTCAACAGCTTAACCGTATGGGTGAGCCTGTTTGGCAAATGATCTGGCTTTCCCTCTTTTCTTTCCTTTTCTTTATTCCTATGGCTATATGGGGAAGCGAATGGTTTTACGGTTCTTCCCCAGAAACAGCCATGGAAAGAACTTATATGCGCTGGATGCTGTTATTTGGCCCCACTTTTGCTGCTTATGCCGCCCTCAGTGGCTTCTTTGTAGGGCAAGGCCAAACTAAATTAATTACTCTTTTAGCCATTGGCGCTAATGTTATTAATGTCTTCTTAGATATCTCTCTTATTTTTGGCATCGAGGGAGTGGTGCCTTCAATGGGCATCCTGGGGGCAGCTATTGCCACAAGTCTAGGATCTTTATTTCAGATGCTTGTCCTCTTTTACTTTTTCCTTAAGAAAGAAAACAGAGAAAAAAAGGGAACAGGAAATTTTTACTTTCGCCCTTTAGCTTTTTGGCAATGTTTTAAAATTGGTTCTCCAGGAGCAATGTTTGCATTAATAGAAATCATGGGTTGGGCAGCTTTTTATCAAATGATGACAAGATTGAGCGAAGTACATATTACTATAGCAGGAATTTGCCAAAGTCTATTTATGCTGCTGCTTTTTTTTGCAGAAGGAGTGAGTAAAGCTGCTACTACTATCTGCGGAAATCTTATTGGTGCTAAACGCACCTGGTTTATTTCTCACGTATTAAAAGCCGGTATACGTATTCATCTGCTTTTTTTATTGGTTATTTCTACCCTGTTTGTCTATTTTCACCCTCTGCTTATCGACCAATTTCTCCCTTATGCTACACCTGAATATAGGGCTTTTATTGAAATAAAACTCATGAATTGCCTATATGCTACTCTCATTTATATATTTTTTGAAGGCATTCGCTGGCTGCTATCAGGAATTTTAACAGCAGCTGGCGATACTACATTTTTATTAATTGCAGGATCCTTAAGCGTATGGATACTGATGGTTGCTCCTGTCTACTTCTTTGTAGTAAAAATTCAAGCTTCCGTAGAAGTGGCCCTCTATTTTTGGCTTCTCTTTAGTATAGGATCAGTGATCATCTATTATTGGCGCTATGCCTCTGGCCTATGGAAAAGCAAGTCTATTATCCTTGAAAAGCCTGTCTTATAGGCAGAACAGCCAACAAAAAGCTAACAAATTCTTCCTTAATTCTTCAAGCATAACTTTTTCTATTTCTTTATCCTTAATTAATTTACAAGACAAGCAAAGCTTTACAATCTAAAGCGCTGTTTTAGTTCACTAGGAATACTTTTCAGCGGATTTCCATCTAACTTAAGATTTAAACGTTTAGGTAGCTGCTCTATCTCTACAGGAAGAGAGGTAAGTTGGTTATCGCATAAATCAAGCTCTTGCAGTTCAGAAAGGCACCCCATCTCTGCAGGAAGAGCGGTAAGCTAGTTGTCGTTTAAGTGGAGCTCTTGAAGTTTCGATAGCTGTCCCATCTCTGCTGGAAGGATGGTAAGATAGTTGCTTTGTAACCAAAGAGATTTCAGGTTAGATAGCTGCCCTATTCCTGCTGGAAGGGCGGTGAGGTGGTTATTGTTTAAATGAAGTTGTTCCAGCTGAGATAACTGCCATGTTTCTGCCGGAAGGGTGGCAAGGTGATTATCACCTAAGCGAAGGCTTTGCAACTGTGATAGCTGCTCGATCTCGGCAGGAACGAACGTAAGCTGGTTATTCTCTAAGCCGAGCCACTTCAATGGAGAGAGCAGCCATATCTCAGCAGGAACAGTGGTAAGGTGATTGTTTTTTAAATCAAGGCAGCCCAATTGCGAGAGCTGCCTTATTTCTGCAGGAAGGGAGGTTAGCTGGTTGTTGCTTAAGGAAAGTCTACAGAGCTGAGACAGCTGCCCTAGCTCTGCAGGAAGGGAGGTGAGATGGTTGGCATCCAATTCAAGGCCTAGCAGCTGAGATAACTGCCCTATTTCTGCAGGGACAGAGTTAAGCTGGGTGTTGCTTAAATAAAGCCATCGTAATTGCAAGAGCTGTCCTATCTCTGTCGGAAGGCAGGCAAGCTGGTTGGTGCTTAAGTTAAGTGTTTTAAGCTGTGCGAGCTGTCCTATTTCTGCTGGAAGAGTGGTGAGTTGGGTGTTGTTCAAATAAAGAATTTTTAGCTGAGAGAATTGCCCAATCTCTATGGGAAGGGCGGTGAGGGGGTTATCATTTAAGTACAACTCTTTCAGCTGAGACAACTGCCCTATTTTTGCAGGAAGAGAAGTAAGCTGGTTATTGCTTAAGTTAAGAGCTCGCAGCTGAAAAAGCTGCCCTATTTCTGCTGGAAGGGAGACAAGCTGGTTGTGGCCCAAGCAAAGGATTTGCAGCTGAGATAACTGTCCTATTTCTGCAGGAAGAGAGGTAAGCTTGTTGTGCTCTAAGTTAAGCCAACGTAACTGCGAGAGCTGTCCCATCTCTGCAGGAAGAGTGGTGAGCTGGTTGTTGTTTAAATAAACAGCTTCTAGCTGAGAAAATTGTCCAATCCCTATGGGAAGGGCGGTGAGAGGGTTATCGTTTAGGTAAAGAGATTGCAATTGAGAAAGCTGTCCTATCTCTGGAGGAAGTGTGGTGAGCTGGTTGCTGGTTAAGTTAAGCTCTTGCAGTTGAGAAAGACAACCTATTTCTGGAGGTAAAAAGGTTAAGCCGATTCCCGTTAAACATAGCCTCTCAATATTTTTACCCTGATTTTCTATCCAATCTCTAAGAAGCTCTCCTTGTTTTTCTAAAGGCAAATACTTAATGTTTTCTTGAGCTAAGTACTCCTCCCCCCCAGAAAGTTTTTTCCACATTAACAAGCGATTAACATTAATAAGATAAGAGGAGTAGTTAGCCAGCGTAAAACACCTTTTTTCCTCAGTTTTCCATTTAAATTCCAACTCCATAGGGGCAAGAGATTTAGCTAGAGCAAAGGTTTGCTTGAAGATTGCCTTGGCTTTTTCTCCTTCAGGAAGCCTATCTTCTAGATTATAAATTTTATCTATAATAAAAGCCTGTTCGTTAATATCTCCTTGAGGAAAGTGCATTTTACCTATTTGTTTATAAAGAGAGGGCATGACTTCAGTAGCTAATAGGTGTCTCCATCTTGTACAAACGCTAAATAACGAGGGGCTAGCACAAACCTTTAAGATAGGGGCTAATATTTCATTAGGTAAATGGTTGATGGTAATAAAAGAGCTGGGATTCATGGTATGGTCTCTGTTAAGTTTTATGCCTATTTTTAGCTCGTTTTGGAGTCGTTACCTATACATGAAAAAAGCAAAATAGGCAAGAAAACGTGAGAAAAGAAATTTTAATTTTTAAGCTTATAAATAGCGGAATAAAAAAGTGGGTAAGGATTTTTCTCCCTGCATTATCAAATAAACATATGTTTAGATGCTACGCTTTTATAATAAATCAAAGGCTTTTTATATATTTAAAGCTTTTAAACCTATCAGGTTGCCCTTTTAATGTTATGAATGATATAGACAAGCACCTTTTCAGCTACGACCCAAAGCATTTTTTTAGTTCACTAGGAATACTTTTCAGCGGATTTCCGTCTAACCTCAAATCTAACCGTTCTGTTAGCTGCTCTATCGCTGCAGGAAGGGAGGTAAGCTGGTTGCCGTCTAAGTAAAGCCTTCGTAGCCGAGAAAGGTGCCCTATCTCTGCAGAAAGAGCGGTAAGCTGGTTGCTCTCTAAGTAAAGGTCTTGCAAATTAAAGAGCTTTCCTATCTCTGCAGGAAGGTTGGTAAGCTGATTGCTCCTTAAGTAAAGCTTCTGCAGGTTAGAGAGCTGCCCTATCTCTGCTGGAAGAGTGGAGAGCTGGTTGCTATTTATGCGAAGATCTAGCAGCTGCGAAAGCTGCCCTATCTCGGCAGGAAGCATGGATATCTGATTGTTCTCTAAGTAAAGGCCTTGCAACCTAGAGAGCTGCCCTATCTCGGCAGGAAGAGCGGTTAGGTTGTTGTTCTCTAAGTAAAGCCCTTGCAGCCTAGAGAGCTGCCCTATCTCGGCAGGAAGAGCGGTTAGGTTGTTGTTCTCTAAGTAAAGCCTTCGTAGCTGCGAAAGCTGCTCGATTTCTGCAGGAAGAGAGGTAAGCTGGTTATTCTCTAAGTAAAGCCTTCGTAGCTGCGAAAGCTGCCCGATTTCTGCAGGAAGGGAGGTAAGCTGGTTGTTATTTAAGTTAAGCCTTTGCAGCCGCGAAAGCAGCCCTATTTCTATCGGGAGATTAGTAAGTGAGTTGCCTTCTAAGTAAAGGCCTTGTAGCTTAGAGAGCTGCCCTATCTCGGCAGGAAGCATAGATAACTGGTTGTTATTTAAATGAAGGTCTTGCAGTTGCGATAGCTGGCCAATCTCTGCAGAAAGGGAGGTCAGCTGATGGTTGCTTAAGGCAAGCAATTTGAGCTGTGGTAACTGCCATATCTCTGCCGGAAGGGAAGTAAGCTGGTTGTTATTTAAATAGAGTTCTTGCAGCTGTAATAGCTGCCCTATCTCGGCAGGAACGGTGGTAAGCTTATTGTTTTCTAAGTAAAGGCTTCGCAGCTGGGCTAGCTGCATTATGTGTGTAGGAATGGAGGAAAGCTTATTATTGTTTAAGCTAAGGCTTCGTAGCTGGGCAAGCTGCCCTATCTCTGCAGGAAGGCAGTTAAGTTGATTGTCGCTTAAGTAAAGCCAATGCAGGTGTGAGAGTTGCCCTATCTCTGTCGGAAGGGTGGTGAGCTGATTACAATCTAAGTAAAGACCTTTCAGCTTAGATAACCGACCTATCTCGGCCGGAAGGGTGGTGAGCTGGTTGTCGATTAAGTCAAGCTTTTGCAGCTGAGAAAATTGCCCTATCTCTGGGGGTAAAAGAGTCAAGCCGATTCCTCTTAAGTTTACTATCGTAATCTCCTTGCCATGGTTTTCAATCCACTCCCCAAACAGCTCTCCTTGTTTTTCTAAAGGCAAATACTTGATCTTCTCCTGATCTAAGAACTCCCCTCCACCAGGCAGTGCTTTCCACATTAACAGGCGATTAATATTTATAAGATAAGAGGAATAATTAGCTAGCGTATAATATCTCTTTTCCTGGGTTTTCCATTTAAATTCTAACTCCATAGGAGCAAGGGTTCTAGCTAGAACGAAGGCTTGCTTAAAGATTGCCTTGGCTTTTTCTCCTTCACAAAGCTCATCTTCTAGCTTATAAATCTTATCTAAAATAATAGCCTGCTTGTTAATATCTCCTTGAGGAAAATGAACTTTAACTATTTGCTTATAAAGGGGAGGCATGACTTCAGTAGCTAACAGGTGGCTCCATCTTGTACAAATACTAAATAAGGAGGGGCTAGCACAGGCCTTTAAGATAGACGCTAGTATTTCATTAGGTAAATGTTCGAGAGTGATAGAAGAGCTGAGAGCCATGGTATAGCCTTTCTAAGAGATATACATATTGATTGTTTTCAGGGAAACAACTATACGTAGAAGAAGCAAAATGGGCAAGAAAATGTAAAAAATGCTTAATTTTTAAACTTATCGCTAGAAGAATGTAAAAACTGGTTAAAAAATTTTGCTTTAACTTTAGCAGGAAAACAGAACTTTAGATCCTAGGCGTTTGTAATAAACCGACAATTCTCTATATCTTTAAACCTTTCTAAACTTACCAATTAATATTATAAATGATGAAAAAAGGCACCTTTTCAGCTACAGTCTAAAGCGCTTTTTTAGTTCACTAGGAATACTTTTCAGCGGATTTCCGTCTAGCTTAAGATTTAACCGTTCAGTTAGCTGCCCCATCTCTGCAGGAAGGGTAGTAAGCTGGTTACTGCTTAAGTTAAGAGCTCGCAGCTGCGAAAGCTGCCCTATTTCTGCAGGAAGGGAGGTAAGCTGGTTGCGGTCCAAGCAAAGGCTTTGCAGCTGAGATAACTGCCCTATTTTTGCAGGAACAGAAGTAAGCTGGTTGTTGTTTAAATAAAGCCATCGTAATTGCAAAAGCTTTCCTATCTCTGTCGGAAGGGAGGCAAGCTGGTTGGTGCTTAAATTAAGTGCTTGAAGCTGTGCGAGCTGTTCTATTTCTGCAGGAAGAGTGGTGAGCTGGTTGTTGTTTAAATAAAGAGCTTCTAGCTGAGAGAATTGCCCAATCTCTGTGGGAAGAGAAGCAAGCTGGTTATTGCTTAAGTTAAGATCTCGCAGCTGAGACAGCTGACCTAGCTCTGCAGGAAGGTTGGTGAGCTGGTTTTGGCTTAAGTAAAGCCTTTGTAGTTGAGACAGCTGCCCGATTTCTACAGGAAGGCTGATGAGCTGGTTGTTGTTTAAATAAAGAGCTTTTAGCTGAGAGAATTGCCCAATTTCTGGGGGAAGGGCGCTGAGATGGTTGTCGTCTAAGTACAGTTCTCTCAGCTGAGACAATTGCCCTATTTTTGCAGGAACAGAAGCAAGCTGGTTAGTGCTCAAATTAAGTGTTTGAAGCTGTGAGAGCTGTCCTATTTCTGCAGGAAGAGTGGTGAGCTGGTTGTTGTTTAAATAAAGAGCTTCTAGCTGAGAGAATTGCCCAATCTCTGTGGGAAGAGAAGCAAGCTGGTTATTGCTTAAGTTAAGATCTCGCAGCTGAGACAGCTGACCTAGCTTTGCAGGAAGGGCGGTGAGCTGGTTGTGATCTAAGCAAAGGCTTTGCAGCTGTGATAACTGCCCTATTTCTGCAGCAACAGAGGTAAGCTGGTTATTGCTTAAGTTAAGAGCTTTTAGCTGAGAGAATCGCCCAATCTCTATGGGAAGGCCGGTGAGATGGTTGCCGTTTAAGTACAGCTCTTTCAGCTGAGACAGTTTCACTATTTCTGCAGGAAGAGAAGTAAGCTGGTTATTGCTTAAGTTAAGAGCTCGTAGCTGCGAAAGCTGCCCTATCTCTGGAGGTAAAAGGGTTAAACCAAGTCCCGTTAAATATAACCTTTCAATATTTTTACCGTGATTTTCAATCCAATCTCTAAGAAGCTCTCCTTGTTTTTCTAAAGGTAAATACTTGATTTTTTCTTGACTTAAGTATTCCCCTCCACCAGGCAATGCTTTCCACATTAACTGACGATTAATATTTATAAGATAAGAGGAATAATTGGCCAGCGTAAAACATCTCTTGTCCTCGGTTTTCCATTTAAATTCTAACTCCAAAGGGACAAGCGATCTAGCTAGAGAAAAGGTTTGCTTGAAGATTGCCTTAGCTTTTTCTCCTTCTGAAAGCCTATCTTCTAGCTTATAAATTTTATCTAAAATAAAAGCCTGCTTGCTAATATCTCCTTGAGGAAAGTGCATTTTACCTATTTGCTTATAAAGGGAAGGCATGACTTCAGTAGCTAACAGGTGGCTCCATCTTGTGCAAACGCTAAATAACGAAGGGCTAGCACAAACCTTTAAGATAGGGGTTAATATCTCATTAGGTAAATGGTCGATGGTAACAGGAGAGCTGGGATTCATAGTATAGCCTCTTTAAGATGTATACATGTTTTTATTCGCTTTGTAGAAGTATCGCCTATACATGAAAAAAACAAAATAAGCAAAAAAAATGGTAGAAATTAATATTCAATATTTAAGTATTGAATGCAAAAGAGTATAAAAAGCTGGAAGAAATTCTTCTGAACTTTAGCAAAAAAACAGAGCTTTAGATCCTACGCTTCTATAATAAACCAAAAGCTTTATATCTTTAAAGCTTCTGAGCCTGCCAATTTGCCATTTTAATGTTATAAATGATGAAGATAGGTACCTTTTCAGCTACAGTCTAAAGCGCTTTTTTAGTTCATTAGGAATATTTTTCAGCGGATTTCCGTCTAACCTCAAATCTAAACGTTTAGGTAGCTGCTCTATCGCTGCAGGAAGGGAAGCAAGCTGGTTATCGCATAAATCAAGCTCTTGCAGTCGCGAGAGCTGCCCCATCTCTGCTGGAAGGACGGTAAGATAGTTATTGTTTAAATGAAGTTTTTCCAGCTGAGATAGCTGCACTATCTCTACAGGAAGGGTGGCAAGGTGGTTGTCACCTAAGCGAAGGATTTGCAGCTGCGATAGCTGCTCGATCTCGGCAGGAATAAACGTAAGCTGGTTATTCTCTAAGCCGAGCCATTTCAATCGAGAGAGCAGCCATATCTCAGCAGGAACAGTGGTAAGCTGATTGTTTTTTAGATCAAGGTAGTGCAGTTGCGAGAGCTGCCCTATCTCTGCAGGAAGGGAGGTGAGCTGGTTGTTTTTTAAATAAAGCCGTCGCAATTGCAAGAACTGCCTTATTTCTGCAGGAACAGAGGTAAGCTGGTTATTGCCTAAGTTAAGATCTCGCAACTGAGACAGCTGACCTAGCTCTGCAGGAAGGGAGGTGAGATGGTTGTGGTCTAAGCAAAGGGTTTGCAGCTGTGATAACTGCTCTATCTCTATCGGAACGGTGGTGAGTTTGTTGTCGTTTAAGCGAAGGCTTCGCAGCTGGGATAGCTGCATTATGTGGGTAGGAATGGAGAAAAGTTTATTATTATTTAAGCTAAAACTTCATAGCTGGGCAAGCTGCCCTATCTCTGCAGGCAGACTGATGAGCTGGTTTTGATTTAATTCAAGCCTTTGCAGCCGAGACAACCGCCCGATTTCTCCAGGAAGGTTGGTGAGCTGGTTTTGGCTTAAGATAAGCACTCGCAGCTGAGACAATTGCCCGATTTCTGTAGGTAGGCTGGTGAGCTGGTTTTGATTTAAGTCAAGCCTTTGCAGCTGAGACAATTGCCCGATTTCTGCAGGGAGGCTGGTGAGCTGATTTTCTTTTAAGTCAAGCGTTTGCAGCTTAGACAGCCGCCCTATCTCTGCAGGCAGACTGGTGAGCTGGTTTTGTCTTAAATCAAGCCCTCGCAGCTGAGACAATTGCTCGATTCCTGCAGGAAGACTAGCGAGCTGGTTTTGAATTAAGTTAAGCCCTTGCAGCTGAGACAGCTGCCCAATCTCGGCAGGAAGAGAGGTGAGTAGGTTATCGTTTAAGGTAAGTTTTTTCAGCTGGGCAAGCTGTCCTATTTCTGTAGGAAGAGAGGCAAGCTGGTTGTTGCTTAAGGAAAGTCTACCGAGCTGAGACAGCTGACCTAGCTCTGCAGGAAGGGAGGTGAGCTGGTTGGCATCCAATTCAAGGCTTAGCAGCTGAGATAACTGCCCTATTTCTGTCG
Coding sequences within it:
- a CDS encoding MATE family efflux transporter yields the protein MALTKYQEGSFRELFSISLPLMLSSFSMMLMLFVDRLLLAHYSTAALNSAVNASTLGWGLLFGWVVLTNITEVFVAQYHGAQQLNRMGEPVWQMIWLSLFSFLFFIPMAIWGSEWFYGSSPETAMERTYMRWMLLFGPTFAAYAALSGFFVGQGQTKLITLLAIGANVINVFLDISLIFGIEGVVPSMGILGAAIATSLGSLFQMLVLFYFFLKKENREKKGTGNFYFRPLAFWQCFKIGSPGAMFALIEIMGWAAFYQMMTRLSEVHITIAGICQSLFMLLLFFAEGVSKAATTICGNLIGAKRTWFISHVLKAGIRIHLLFLLVISTLFVYFHPLLIDQFLPYATPEYRAFIEIKLMNCLYATLIYIFFEGIRWLLSGILTAAGDTTFLLIAGSLSVWILMVAPVYFFVVKIQASVEVALYFWLLFSIGSVIIYYWRYASGLWKSKSIILEKPVL
- a CDS encoding leucine-rich repeat domain-containing protein, translated to MNPSSFITINHLPNEILAPILKVCASPSLFSVCTRWRHLLATEVMPSLYKQIGKMHFPQGDINEQAFIIDKIYNLEDRLPEGEKAKAIFKQTFALAKSLAPMELEFKWKTEEKRCFTLANYSSYLINVNRLLMWKKLSGGEEYLAQENIKYLPLEKQGELLRDWIENQGKNIERLCLTGIGLTFLPPEIGCLSQLQELNLTSNQLTTLPPEIGQLSQLQSLYLNDNPLTALPIGIGQFSQLEAVYLNNNQLTTLPAEMGQLSQLRWLNLEHNKLTSLPAEIGQLSQLQILCLGHNQLVSLPAEIGQLFQLRALNLSNNQLTSLPAKIGQLSQLKELYLNDNPLTALPIEIGQFSQLKILYLNNTQLTTLPAEIGQLAQLKTLNLSTNQLACLPTEIGQLLQLRWLYLSNTQLNSVPAEIGQLSQLLGLELDANHLTSLPAELGQLSQLCRLSLSNNQLTSLPAEIRQLSQLGCLDLKNNHLTTVPAEIWLLSPLKWLGLENNQLTFVPAEIEQLSQLQSLRLGDNHLATLPAETWQLSQLEQLHLNNNHLTALPAGIGQLSNLKSLWLQSNYLTILPAEMGQLSKLQELHLNDN
- a CDS encoding leucine-rich repeat domain-containing protein; its protein translation is MALSSSITLEHLPNEILASILKACASPSLFSICTRWSHLLATEVMPPLYKQIVKVHFPQGDINKQAIILDKIYKLEDELCEGEKAKAIFKQAFVLARTLAPMELEFKWKTQEKRYYTLANYSSYLININRLLMWKALPGGGEFLDQEKIKYLPLEKQGELFGEWIENHGKEITIVNLRGIGLTLLPPEIGQFSQLQKLDLIDNQLTTLPAEIGRLSKLKGLYLDCNQLTTLPTEIGQLSHLHWLYLSDNQLNCLPAEIGQLAQLRSLSLNNNKLSSIPTHIMQLAQLRSLYLENNKLTTVPAEIGQLLQLQELYLNNNQLTSLPAEIWQLPQLKLLALSNHQLTSLSAEIGQLSQLQDLHLNNNQLSMLPAEIGQLSKLQGLYLEGNSLTNLPIEIGLLSRLQRLNLNNNQLTSLPAEIGQLSQLRRLYLENNQLTSLPAEIEQLSQLRRLYLENNNLTALPAEIGQLSRLQGLYLENNNLTALPAEIGQLSRLQGLYLENNQISMLPAEIGQLSQLLDLRINSNQLSTLPAEIGQLSNLQKLYLRSNQLTNLPAEIGKLFNLQDLYLESNQLTALSAEIGHLSRLRRLYLDGNQLTSLPAAIEQLTERLDLRLDGNPLKSIPSELKKCFGS
- a CDS encoding leucine-rich repeat domain-containing protein; protein product: MNPSSPVTIDHLPNEILTPILKVCASPSLFSVCTRWSHLLATEVMPSLYKQIGKMHFPQGDISKQAFILDKIYKLEDRLSEGEKAKAIFKQTFSLARSLVPLELEFKWKTEDKRCFTLANYSSYLININRQLMWKALPGGGEYLSQEKIKYLPLEKQGELLRDWIENHGKNIERLYLTGLGLTLLPPEIGQLSQLRALNLSNNQLTSLPAEIVKLSQLKELYLNGNHLTGLPIEIGRFSQLKALNLSNNQLTSVAAEIGQLSQLQSLCLDHNQLTALPAKLGQLSQLRDLNLSNNQLASLPTEIGQFSQLEALYLNNNQLTTLPAEIGQLSQLQTLNLSTNQLASVPAKIGQLSQLRELYLDDNHLSALPPEIGQFSQLKALYLNNNQLISLPVEIGQLSQLQRLYLSQNQLTNLPAELGQLSQLRDLNLSNNQLASLPTEIGQFSQLEALYLNNNQLTTLPAEIEQLAQLQALNLSTNQLASLPTEIGKLLQLRWLYLNNNQLTSVPAKIGQLSQLQSLCLDRNQLTSLPAEIGQLSQLRALNLSSNQLTTLPAEMGQLTERLNLKLDGNPLKSIPSELKKRFRL